A genomic window from Planococcus rifietoensis includes:
- the parE gene encoding DNA topoisomerase IV subunit B: protein MAKTNSNAYNEEAIQVLEGLDAVRKRPGMYIGSTDARGLHHLVYEIVDNSVDEALAGFGDRITVTIHEDNSISVRDYGRGMPTGMHRSGKPTPEVILTVLHAGGKFGQGGYKTSGGLHGVGASVVNALSSFLEVTIHRDGRKYRQRFENGGKPATTLEEIGKTKESGTLIHFLPDESIFSVSKYNYDTLSERLRESAFLMKGMNIELIDERSQTGESFFYETGIKAFVEYLNEEKDVLHKVAYMEGQSDSLEVEFAFQFNDGYSETILSFVNNVRTRDGGTHETGAKAAMTRVFNDYARKINLLKDKDKNLEGSDIREGLAAIVSVRIPEALLQFEGQTKSKLGTSEARGAVDAVISQQLMYFLEENAEHSASLVRKAIRASQARLAARKAREDARNGKKRKKSDTLLSGKLTPAQSRNAKKNELYLVEGDSAGGSAKQGRDRTFQAILPLRGKVVNTEKAKLEEIMKNEEIATIIHAIGGGVSSDFSVDDIAYNKVIIMTDADTDGAHIQVLLLTFFYRYMKPLIEAGKVFIALPPLYKVSKGVGKKEVVDYAWTEADLDESIKKVGKGYMLQRYKGLGEMNADQLWETTMNPESRTLIRVTIEDGARAERRITTLMGDKVEPRRKWIENNVDFGLEDDSNILENDLIHAEEELV from the coding sequence ATGGCAAAAACGAACAGCAATGCATACAACGAAGAAGCGATCCAAGTACTAGAGGGATTGGACGCTGTCCGCAAACGCCCCGGGATGTATATCGGTTCGACCGATGCCCGCGGGCTTCACCACTTGGTCTATGAGATCGTCGACAATTCCGTCGATGAAGCGCTTGCCGGATTCGGCGACCGCATCACGGTGACCATTCACGAAGACAATAGCATCAGCGTGCGCGATTATGGCCGCGGCATGCCTACAGGAATGCACAGAAGCGGCAAGCCGACACCGGAAGTCATCTTGACGGTGCTCCATGCCGGCGGGAAATTCGGCCAGGGCGGCTACAAGACAAGCGGCGGGCTTCACGGCGTCGGCGCATCTGTCGTTAATGCCTTGTCGAGTTTTTTGGAAGTGACGATCCACCGCGACGGGCGCAAATACCGCCAGCGTTTTGAAAATGGCGGCAAACCCGCAACAACTTTGGAAGAGATCGGCAAAACGAAAGAATCAGGCACCTTGATTCACTTTCTGCCGGACGAAAGCATCTTTAGCGTATCCAAATACAATTACGACACGCTGAGCGAACGCTTGCGTGAATCCGCGTTCCTCATGAAAGGCATGAACATCGAGTTGATCGATGAGCGCAGCCAGACCGGCGAGAGCTTCTTTTATGAAACCGGTATCAAAGCCTTCGTCGAATACTTGAACGAAGAAAAAGACGTGCTCCACAAAGTGGCGTATATGGAAGGCCAGAGCGACAGCCTCGAAGTCGAATTCGCGTTCCAGTTCAACGACGGCTATTCCGAAACGATCCTGTCGTTCGTCAACAACGTCCGCACACGAGACGGCGGGACGCACGAAACCGGCGCAAAAGCGGCAATGACCCGTGTATTCAACGATTACGCACGCAAAATCAATTTATTGAAAGATAAAGACAAAAATCTCGAAGGCTCCGACATCCGCGAAGGCTTAGCGGCCATCGTCTCGGTGCGCATCCCGGAAGCTTTGCTGCAATTTGAAGGACAGACAAAAAGCAAACTCGGCACAAGCGAAGCCCGCGGTGCCGTTGATGCGGTGATCTCCCAGCAATTGATGTACTTCCTCGAGGAGAACGCAGAACACAGTGCATCACTCGTCCGCAAAGCGATACGGGCGTCTCAGGCGCGTCTCGCCGCACGAAAAGCGCGGGAAGATGCCCGAAATGGCAAAAAACGCAAGAAATCCGATACTTTATTGTCCGGCAAATTGACGCCGGCGCAGTCGCGCAACGCCAAAAAGAACGAATTGTACCTTGTAGAGGGCGACTCGGCCGGCGGTTCGGCAAAACAAGGCCGCGACCGGACGTTCCAGGCGATTTTGCCGCTGCGCGGGAAAGTCGTCAATACCGAAAAAGCGAAATTGGAAGAAATTATGAAAAACGAAGAAATCGCCACCATCATCCACGCAATCGGCGGCGGCGTATCTTCCGACTTCTCCGTAGACGACATCGCCTACAACAAAGTCATCATCATGACCGATGCCGATACTGACGGCGCGCATATCCAAGTGCTGCTGTTGACGTTCTTTTACCGCTACATGAAGCCGCTCATCGAAGCAGGCAAAGTGTTCATCGCCTTGCCGCCGCTCTATAAAGTATCCAAAGGCGTCGGCAAAAAAGAAGTCGTCGATTATGCCTGGACCGAAGCGGATCTTGACGAATCGATCAAAAAAGTCGGCAAAGGCTATATGCTCCAGCGCTATAAAGGCCTTGGGGAAATGAACGCCGACCAATTGTGGGAGACGACGATGAACCCGGAATCACGCACCTTAATCCGTGTGACGATCGAAGACGGCGCGCGCGCCGAACGCCGCATCACGACCTTGATGGGCGATAAAGTCGAACCGCGCCGCAAATGGATCGAAAACAACGTCGACTTCGGCTTAGAAGACGACAGCAACATACTCGAAAATGATTTGATTCACGCTGAGGAGGAACTCGTATGA
- the parC gene encoding DNA topoisomerase IV subunit A, whose protein sequence is MTQTERFQDLPLEEVIGDRFGRYSKYIIQDRALPDARDGLKPVQRRILYAMHHEGNTNDRAFRKSAKTVGNVIGNYHPHGDSSVYEAMVRLSQDWKIRHMLVEMHGNNGSMDGDSPAAMRYTEARLSSISGELLRDIEKRTVEFIPNFDDVDVEPTVLPARFPNLLVNGSTGISAGYATDIPPHALHEALDAVLMRIDKPDASIDELMTVIKGPDFPTGGIIQGVEGIKKAYETGRGKIVVRSKAAVEPLKGGKEQIVITEIPFEVNKASLIKKIDDHRFDRKLDGISEVRDESDRTGLRIVIELKKEVQAAGILNYLYKNTDLQISYNFNMVAIHHRRPTMMTLPTMLDAYIEHQKEVVTKRSEFDLQKASDRMHIVEGLIKALSILDKVIKTIRASKDKRDAKNNLIAKFEFSEAQAEAIVSLQLYRLTNTDITELEKEEESLRKLIAELTGILTSATKLKNVIKKELQAIRKKFAEPRRSEIEEKIEELTITREIMIPSEEVIVTVTKEGYVKRTSTRSHAASNGKDFAMKDSDHLLFEGNLNTQHTVLIFTTGGNFVFQPVNELPDIKWKDLGQHLSSIVTLDSNEAVLAVFPFEDFEQDATILTVSKFGQVKRSALKDYQVQRYSRAIKTMNLKKGDDMIFAGLVTNETELFLATKMAYGVRFPLEEVPVTGLRTAGVKGLNLKEGDEAVSVVMIDPKQQPDLVLATQRGAAKKMKLSEFESGSRAKRGVVMLRELKSNPHRVVAVIGTTGKEEILLETTKGLRIAIAPGRLKAVDRYSNGSFIVDEATDGAVTSAHLVPATE, encoded by the coding sequence ATGACACAAACCGAACGTTTCCAAGATCTGCCCTTAGAAGAAGTCATCGGCGATCGGTTTGGCCGCTATAGTAAATACATCATCCAGGACCGCGCGCTGCCGGATGCCCGCGACGGGCTCAAGCCGGTACAGCGCCGCATCCTGTACGCCATGCACCACGAAGGCAATACCAACGACAGAGCGTTCCGGAAATCCGCCAAAACGGTCGGGAACGTCATCGGTAACTATCACCCACACGGCGATAGCTCGGTGTACGAAGCGATGGTGCGGCTCAGCCAAGACTGGAAAATCCGCCACATGCTTGTAGAGATGCACGGCAACAACGGCTCAATGGACGGGGATTCCCCGGCTGCGATGCGGTATACGGAAGCCCGGCTTTCCTCGATTTCCGGCGAACTATTGCGCGACATCGAAAAACGCACCGTCGAATTCATCCCGAATTTCGATGATGTGGACGTCGAACCGACCGTCCTGCCGGCGCGTTTCCCGAATTTGCTCGTCAACGGCTCGACCGGGATCTCTGCAGGATACGCGACTGACATTCCGCCGCATGCGCTGCATGAAGCACTCGATGCGGTCCTCATGCGCATCGACAAACCGGATGCATCGATCGACGAATTGATGACCGTCATCAAAGGCCCGGATTTTCCGACCGGCGGCATCATTCAAGGCGTCGAAGGCATCAAAAAAGCCTATGAAACGGGTCGCGGCAAAATCGTCGTCCGTTCCAAAGCGGCCGTGGAACCGTTAAAAGGCGGCAAGGAACAGATCGTCATTACGGAAATCCCGTTCGAAGTGAACAAAGCGAGCCTCATCAAGAAAATTGATGACCACCGCTTCGACCGCAAACTCGATGGCATTTCCGAAGTGCGCGATGAATCCGACCGCACAGGCCTGCGCATCGTCATCGAATTGAAAAAAGAAGTGCAGGCAGCCGGCATCTTGAACTATCTGTACAAAAACACCGACCTGCAAATCAGCTATAACTTCAATATGGTGGCGATCCATCACCGCCGTCCGACGATGATGACCTTGCCGACGATGCTCGATGCCTATATCGAACATCAAAAAGAAGTCGTGACGAAACGCTCGGAATTCGACTTGCAAAAAGCGAGCGACCGCATGCACATCGTCGAAGGCTTGATCAAAGCGCTGTCAATATTGGATAAAGTGATCAAGACGATCCGTGCGTCCAAAGACAAACGCGACGCGAAAAACAATTTGATCGCGAAATTCGAGTTTTCGGAAGCGCAAGCAGAAGCCATTGTCTCCTTGCAGCTTTACCGACTGACGAATACCGATATTACCGAGCTTGAAAAAGAAGAGGAGAGCTTACGGAAATTAATTGCCGAGCTAACCGGCATCTTGACGAGCGCGACGAAATTGAAAAACGTCATCAAAAAAGAATTGCAGGCGATCCGCAAGAAATTCGCGGAACCACGGCGCTCTGAAATCGAAGAAAAGATCGAAGAATTGACCATTACGCGTGAAATCATGATTCCAAGTGAGGAAGTGATTGTCACCGTGACGAAAGAAGGCTATGTCAAACGGACGAGCACCCGCTCCCATGCGGCCTCGAACGGCAAAGATTTTGCCATGAAAGACAGCGACCACCTGTTATTCGAAGGCAATCTCAACACGCAGCATACCGTGTTGATCTTCACGACCGGTGGAAACTTCGTGTTCCAGCCTGTCAATGAACTGCCGGACATCAAATGGAAAGACCTCGGCCAGCATTTGTCGAGCATCGTCACGCTCGATTCCAATGAAGCGGTGCTCGCGGTGTTCCCGTTCGAAGATTTCGAGCAGGATGCGACCATTTTAACCGTCTCCAAATTCGGTCAAGTGAAGCGTTCAGCGCTGAAAGACTATCAGGTGCAGCGCTATTCACGTGCCATCAAGACGATGAACTTGAAAAAAGGCGACGACATGATCTTCGCCGGCCTCGTGACGAATGAAACCGAATTGTTCCTGGCGACGAAAATGGCGTACGGCGTCCGCTTCCCGCTTGAAGAAGTTCCCGTAACAGGGCTCCGGACGGCCGGTGTCAAAGGCTTGAACTTAAAAGAAGGCGACGAAGCGGTGTCTGTGGTCATGATCGATCCAAAACAGCAGCCAGATCTCGTGCTTGCCACGCAGCGCGGAGCCGCCAAAAAGATGAAACTTAGTGAATTTGAAAGCGGCAGCCGCGCCAAACGCGGTGTTGTCATGCTGCGGGAATTGAAATCCAATCCCCACCGTGTGGTTGCTGTCATCGGCACAACCGGAAAAGAAGAAATTCTGCTCGAAACCACCAAAGGCTTGCGCATCGCGATTGCGCCAGGCCGCCTAAAAGCGGTCGACCGTTATTCCAACGGGTCGTTTATCGTAGACGAAGCAACAGACGGCGCCGTCACGTCAGCTCACTTAGTGCCCGCTACTGAATAA
- a CDS encoding GNAT family N-acetyltransferase, producing MILETERLWLKPYAADMADSIYAVIKKREIADTMLMIPHPYPRQQLDSWLDYVQKSFDIGQSFEYAVFTKDQPARYIGNCGLVAVSKAHHSGEIGYFIDPAEWGQGYATEACRKVLEQAFTEHGLNRVFGRCLARNPASRRVLEKAGMAFEGRFKQEFFMDGAYEDIDYLARLKQDAGMPKQDTPF from the coding sequence ATGATACTTGAAACCGAACGGCTATGGTTGAAGCCGTATGCAGCGGACATGGCGGATAGCATTTACGCCGTAATTAAAAAACGCGAAATTGCCGACACGATGTTGATGATCCCGCATCCGTATCCGAGACAGCAACTCGATAGCTGGCTCGACTATGTCCAAAAAAGCTTTGATATCGGCCAATCCTTTGAATACGCCGTCTTCACGAAAGACCAGCCCGCACGCTATATCGGCAATTGCGGATTGGTCGCCGTGTCGAAAGCCCATCACTCGGGCGAAATCGGCTATTTCATCGATCCCGCCGAGTGGGGACAAGGCTATGCGACAGAAGCGTGCCGAAAAGTGCTCGAACAGGCCTTCACCGAACACGGCTTGAACCGCGTATTCGGCCGCTGCCTCGCGCGGAACCCAGCGTCGAGGCGTGTGCTTGAGAAGGCGGGCATGGCGTTTGAGGGACGTTTCAAACAGGAGTTTTTTATGGACGGTGCCTATGAAGACATTGATTATTTGGCGAGACTGAAACAGGACGCCGGTATGCCGAAACAAGACACGCCGTTTTGA
- a CDS encoding long-chain-fatty-acid--CoA ligase has translation MIVPLTPLDWKRRAVKYYPDKVAVIDGDTRFTYKEFARRSDQLGIALHNAGIKEKDHVAVMLPNTHYMLEAFYGIPPLGAVIVPLNYRLSAKDLGYIIKHSDAKMLIVDAEYAKIIEEIQGDLPIENYIIVPAEGHETNLTGIGYEEFIGAVTDDEQLPIVELDENQMLSLNYTSGTTSNPKGVMQTHRTNYLNGANFLHHLEIKFDDVYLHTLPMFHTNGWGGVWAITAAGATHVCLRKVDPPLILDLFESHGITSLCGAPTVVNMLVNEPKAKQIELKTKIRMGTAGAPPAAALIAKAQQTLGLNMMHVYGLTETSPFILYCEWKNEFDALDVDQQASIKARQGIELAFNGETKVVNQGDGKEVAWNGKELGEIITRGNVVMAGYYKDPEKTAEAIRDGWFYTGDLAVTHPDGFIEIQDRIKDMIISGGENISSTEIEGVLYKHPAIAEVAVIAVPDEKWGEVPKAIIVLHKGAEVTEQEILDYTRDHMARFKVPKSVDFVESLPKTATGKLQKFQLREMYWGGGKKVN, from the coding sequence ATGATCGTACCATTGACACCGCTGGACTGGAAACGACGCGCGGTAAAGTATTACCCGGACAAGGTAGCCGTAATCGACGGAGACACGCGTTTCACGTACAAGGAGTTTGCCCGCCGCTCCGACCAGTTGGGGATTGCCCTACATAATGCAGGCATCAAGGAAAAAGACCATGTCGCCGTGATGCTGCCGAATACCCATTATATGCTTGAAGCGTTCTATGGCATCCCGCCGCTCGGAGCGGTCATCGTGCCGCTCAATTATCGTTTGTCTGCCAAAGACTTGGGCTATATCATCAAGCACAGCGACGCGAAGATGCTGATTGTCGATGCGGAATACGCCAAAATCATCGAAGAGATCCAAGGCGACTTGCCGATTGAGAACTACATTATCGTGCCGGCTGAAGGGCATGAGACAAATCTTACGGGCATTGGCTACGAGGAATTTATCGGAGCGGTCACTGACGACGAGCAATTGCCAATCGTCGAACTTGACGAGAACCAGATGCTGTCGCTCAATTACACGAGTGGCACGACTTCCAATCCGAAAGGCGTTATGCAGACGCACCGGACGAATTATTTGAACGGCGCGAACTTCCTGCATCATTTGGAGATTAAGTTCGACGATGTTTATTTGCATACCTTGCCGATGTTCCACACGAACGGATGGGGCGGTGTCTGGGCGATCACAGCAGCAGGAGCCACGCATGTGTGCTTAAGAAAAGTCGACCCGCCGCTGATTCTCGATCTGTTTGAAAGCCACGGCATCACCTCACTGTGCGGCGCGCCGACAGTCGTCAATATGCTGGTCAATGAACCAAAGGCCAAACAGATCGAATTGAAGACCAAAATCCGTATGGGCACGGCCGGTGCGCCGCCTGCTGCGGCACTCATCGCCAAGGCCCAACAAACGCTCGGCCTCAACATGATGCACGTTTACGGGCTGACCGAGACTTCGCCATTCATTTTGTATTGCGAATGGAAAAACGAATTCGATGCGCTGGATGTTGACCAGCAAGCGAGCATCAAGGCGCGCCAAGGCATTGAACTGGCCTTTAACGGCGAAACGAAAGTCGTCAATCAGGGAGACGGAAAAGAAGTCGCCTGGAACGGCAAGGAGCTCGGGGAGATCATCACCCGCGGCAATGTCGTCATGGCAGGCTATTACAAAGATCCTGAGAAAACCGCGGAAGCGATCCGCGATGGCTGGTTTTATACCGGCGACCTCGCTGTGACACATCCGGACGGATTTATCGAAATTCAAGACCGCATCAAAGACATGATCATCTCAGGCGGTGAAAATATTTCGTCTACGGAAATCGAAGGCGTGCTCTATAAGCATCCGGCGATCGCAGAAGTGGCGGTCATTGCCGTACCGGATGAGAAATGGGGCGAAGTACCAAAAGCCATCATCGTGCTGCACAAGGGAGCGGAAGTGACCGAACAGGAAATCCTCGACTATACGCGTGATCATATGGCACGCTTTAAAGTGCCGAAATCGGTCGACTTCGTGGAATCGTTGCCAAAAACTGCAACCGGCAAGCTGCAGAAGTTCCAATTGCGTGAAATGTATTGGGGCGGCGGCAAGAAAGTCAATTAA
- a CDS encoding TVP38/TMEM64 family protein, whose translation MEGLLRFLEFILLLIANIAIGTLGFIPSLLITPINLDRFGLIGGSALSISGEMIGALFGFWLYRYGAKHIPDAWQQRSWFRFFRNQSPVSVWWAVLGLRILPFVPSSAVTAGAALTRISAPAFFAASSLGKLPAVAIEIAVAFGLVLWLPRSLLYSALGMCLVILLLIALIRKRNPTKNASQ comes from the coding sequence ATGGAAGGCCTACTGCGCTTTTTAGAATTCATCTTATTGTTAATCGCCAATATCGCCATCGGCACGCTTGGATTCATCCCGAGCCTTCTCATTACCCCAATCAACCTCGACCGTTTCGGGTTGATCGGCGGCAGTGCATTGTCCATCAGCGGAGAGATGATCGGCGCACTGTTTGGATTTTGGCTGTACCGCTACGGGGCGAAACATATCCCGGATGCGTGGCAACAGCGTTCCTGGTTCCGGTTTTTCCGCAATCAATCCCCTGTAAGCGTCTGGTGGGCCGTATTGGGGCTGCGCATCTTGCCATTTGTCCCGTCCAGTGCCGTCACGGCAGGCGCTGCCTTGACACGGATTTCGGCGCCTGCTTTTTTCGCGGCGAGCTCGCTTGGGAAATTGCCGGCAGTGGCCATTGAAATCGCGGTCGCGTTCGGGCTGGTGTTGTGGCTGCCGCGCTCCCTGTTGTATAGCGCACTCGGCATGTGCTTGGTGATTTTGCTATTGATTGCGTTGATCCGTAAACGCAACCCGACAAAGAATGCTTCCCAATAA
- a CDS encoding AraC family transcriptional regulator, translated as MTRDFELQAIESKTVATTQSVHIPLHRHQQLAEWLWVESGELELTANAECMTLGPGALALIPPGQWHALSFSSNGEQRYQRLLVTHPLESVNDTICFTYPTHPAFLASVLDELGRELQQVCPDSSRPVQLLLNWLYAAAKPPSAPVQTVASSKTARILHQMEETCHLPFSLESIAAASGLSKFHFSRHFKESVGQTPLQFVISCRMERARQLLLASEQSVSDIAGLCGYKSATQFHAAFTRHSGSTPKRFREQQQNLGAKR; from the coding sequence ATGACCCGTGATTTTGAATTGCAAGCTATTGAATCGAAGACCGTCGCGACCACACAGTCCGTGCATATCCCGCTCCACCGCCACCAGCAACTGGCAGAATGGCTCTGGGTGGAGTCAGGTGAACTCGAACTCACCGCAAACGCTGAATGCATGACGCTCGGGCCAGGAGCACTTGCGCTGATTCCTCCTGGCCAATGGCACGCACTGTCTTTTTCTTCTAATGGTGAACAGCGCTATCAAAGACTGCTGGTTACGCATCCCCTTGAGTCAGTAAATGACACGATCTGTTTCACTTATCCTACTCACCCTGCTTTTCTCGCATCCGTGTTGGACGAACTGGGCCGTGAACTGCAACAAGTGTGCCCTGACTCGTCAAGACCAGTGCAGCTTTTGCTGAACTGGTTGTATGCTGCAGCCAAACCACCAAGCGCCCCGGTTCAAACGGTGGCTTCTTCCAAAACGGCACGCATCTTGCACCAAATGGAAGAAACCTGCCATTTGCCCTTTTCGCTTGAATCCATTGCTGCCGCTTCCGGACTCAGCAAATTCCATTTCAGCCGCCATTTCAAGGAGTCGGTCGGCCAGACACCGCTGCAATTTGTCATCAGCTGCCGCATGGAGCGCGCCAGGCAGCTGCTCCTGGCTTCAGAGCAATCGGTTTCGGACATTGCCGGGCTCTGCGGCTATAAGAGCGCGACGCAGTTTCACGCTGCTTTTACACGCCATAGCGGCAGCACGCCGAAACGATTTCGCGAGCAGCAGCAAAACCTCGGCGCCAAGCGATGA
- a CDS encoding YeeE/YedE family protein translates to MTTSTRVQPVNEVNDPVYRDTTALNAPQKSLIAGGIAVAALLTVYLLATQHIAQTVLLGIGLLLGYTLFHARFGFTSAFRRFMSVGNGQAMRSHMLMLAVAVTLFAPILAYGYSFFGTGVSGYVSPVGVSLVVGSFIFGIGMQLGGGCASGTLYAIGGGRSVMFITLLFFIIGTTIGAYHLPFWTEDLPAFEPVSLATSTGLGYGGAWFVSIALFGLIAWITLIIEKKKRAPKMAPLPTTTGWKRIFRGSWPLFAAAIALAVLNALTLMTRGTPWGITSAFALWGSKIAEFFGVDVASWGYWQGANAAMLESSIFADSTTVLNFGVILGAFLASAAGGLFKFTKITMGNFWASVVGGLLMGYGARLAFGCNIGAYFGGIASFSLHGYIWGILALAGTFFALYLRPLFGLSVPKSNDSVC, encoded by the coding sequence ATGACGACTAGTACGCGGGTCCAACCCGTCAATGAAGTAAACGATCCCGTTTACCGGGACACCACCGCCTTGAATGCACCGCAGAAATCCTTGATTGCCGGGGGGATTGCGGTCGCAGCGTTATTGACGGTGTATTTACTCGCCACGCAGCATATCGCACAAACCGTGCTGCTTGGCATCGGGCTGTTGCTCGGCTATACCTTATTCCATGCACGGTTCGGCTTTACCTCGGCATTCCGCCGCTTCATGTCGGTCGGAAACGGCCAAGCGATGCGTTCGCATATGCTCATGCTGGCAGTTGCCGTGACCTTGTTCGCGCCGATTCTAGCGTATGGCTATTCGTTCTTCGGCACCGGGGTGTCAGGCTACGTTTCCCCGGTCGGCGTGAGCTTAGTGGTCGGATCGTTCATTTTCGGCATCGGCATGCAGCTCGGCGGCGGCTGTGCTTCCGGTACACTGTATGCGATCGGCGGCGGGCGTTCGGTCATGTTCATCACGCTGTTGTTCTTTATTATCGGAACGACCATCGGCGCGTATCACTTGCCGTTTTGGACAGAAGATTTGCCTGCTTTTGAACCGGTGTCACTGGCCACGTCTACAGGGCTTGGCTACGGCGGCGCATGGTTCGTGTCAATTGCGTTATTCGGGCTCATCGCTTGGATTACCTTGATCATCGAGAAAAAGAAACGCGCACCGAAAATGGCGCCGCTTCCGACTACTACAGGATGGAAACGCATTTTCCGCGGCTCTTGGCCATTGTTCGCCGCAGCGATCGCACTTGCGGTATTGAACGCATTGACCTTAATGACGCGTGGAACGCCTTGGGGCATCACGTCCGCATTCGCGTTATGGGGCTCGAAAATTGCTGAATTCTTCGGCGTGGACGTCGCAAGCTGGGGCTACTGGCAAGGCGCGAACGCGGCAATGCTTGAATCATCCATTTTCGCAGACTCCACGACCGTGTTGAACTTCGGGGTCATCCTCGGCGCCTTTCTCGCTTCAGCGGCTGGCGGCTTGTTCAAGTTCACCAAAATCACCATGGGCAATTTCTGGGCATCTGTTGTCGGCGGCTTGCTGATGGGCTACGGCGCGCGTCTTGCGTTCGGCTGCAACATCGGCGCATATTTCGGCGGCATCGCCTCGTTTAGCCTGCACGGCTATATTTGGGGCATTCTCGCTCTCGCCGGTACGTTCTTCGCACTTTACTTGCGGCCTTTGTTCGGCCTATCCGTCCCGAAATCCAACGATTCGGTGTGCTAG
- a CDS encoding VOC family protein: MDNRLWINLPVKDLQAAQAFYEQAGFLLPKADASNAQQAAFYLEGQHLYVMLFPEESFEAFTQQAIADTSIGSEVLFSLSAKTREEVDNFMFRIEQAGGTVFAPPGERNGMYGAGFSDVDGHRWNFLVMDV, encoded by the coding sequence ATGGACAATCGATTATGGATCAATTTGCCAGTGAAGGATTTGCAGGCAGCTCAAGCCTTTTATGAGCAAGCCGGTTTTTTGCTCCCCAAAGCGGATGCCAGCAATGCCCAGCAGGCGGCATTTTATTTAGAGGGCCAGCACCTCTACGTGATGCTGTTTCCTGAAGAAAGCTTTGAAGCTTTTACGCAGCAAGCGATCGCCGATACATCAATCGGTTCTGAGGTATTGTTTTCGTTATCGGCAAAAACCCGCGAAGAAGTCGATAACTTCATGTTCCGCATCGAACAGGCAGGCGGCACCGTCTTTGCGCCTCCGGGTGAACGAAACGGTATGTACGGAGCGGGGTTTTCAGATGTGGATGGGCATCGCTGGAACTTTTTGGTGATGGATGTTTAA
- a CDS encoding DMT family transporter, whose amino-acid sequence MGSSFAVGKIGLEHVSPLLLVGIRFTIAGILMAIFVKLFKRKHPRQRSEWLHILIIGFFQTAGVMGCIFLSLRTITAGESAILTFTNPLLVVIFGTVALGIRYRIVQWGGVLLGFFGVFITMGSQVNLEVGTLFGFGSAVSWAIGTLLIKHWGIRLDTWVLTAYQMLFGGLILLMASSLLETQRLAINTESLFIIFWLAIPASIIQFAIWFFLLQNGNPGKVSAFLFLAPFFGVISGWLVLGEQVGVSLIIGGALIFTGIFLVNWPEKRQEAAIPGKAI is encoded by the coding sequence ATGGGATCTTCGTTTGCAGTCGGCAAAATCGGCCTCGAACACGTTTCGCCGCTGCTGTTGGTCGGGATCCGTTTCACGATTGCAGGCATCTTGATGGCCATATTCGTCAAACTGTTCAAGCGCAAGCACCCACGGCAGCGTTCCGAATGGCTGCATATCCTCATCATCGGTTTTTTCCAGACCGCTGGTGTCATGGGCTGCATTTTCCTGAGCCTGCGGACGATCACGGCCGGGGAATCCGCCATTTTGACGTTCACCAATCCTTTATTGGTAGTGATTTTTGGCACTGTCGCACTCGGCATTCGCTACCGCATCGTTCAATGGGGAGGGGTGCTGCTCGGGTTTTTCGGTGTTTTCATTACGATGGGCAGCCAAGTGAACTTGGAAGTCGGCACCTTGTTCGGCTTTGGCAGTGCCGTGTCCTGGGCGATCGGCACCTTATTGATCAAGCATTGGGGCATCCGGCTCGATACATGGGTGCTGACGGCGTATCAAATGCTGTTTGGCGGCTTGATTTTGCTGATGGCAAGCAGCTTATTGGAAACCCAGCGACTGGCCATCAATACAGAATCGCTCTTCATCATTTTCTGGCTGGCGATTCCGGCGTCGATCATCCAGTTTGCGATTTGGTTTTTCCTGCTGCAAAACGGCAATCCCGGGAAAGTGAGTGCCTTTTTATTCCTGGCGCCATTTTTCGGTGTCATCTCGGGATGGCTCGTTTTAGGGGAGCAAGTCGGGGTGTCGCTGATTATTGGGGGCGCGTTGATCTTTACAGGCATTTTCTTGGTGAATTGGCCCGAAAAGCGGCAAGAAGCGGCAATTCCTGGAAAAGCCATATAA
- a CDS encoding winged helix-turn-helix transcriptional regulator: MVKKYNISVEATLEVIGGKWKTVILCHLTHGTKRTSELRRLMPNITQKMMTQQLRELEADGVINRIVYNQVPPKVEYELSEYGWSLQGILDSLCQWGEMHIEKVHGDKFDVLEEGILNDHLK; the protein is encoded by the coding sequence ATGGTGAAAAAATACAATATTTCAGTGGAAGCCACGTTGGAAGTAATCGGCGGCAAATGGAAAACGGTGATTCTCTGTCATTTAACGCACGGCACGAAAAGAACGAGCGAACTGAGGCGCTTGATGCCAAACATCACACAGAAGATGATGACGCAGCAATTGCGTGAATTAGAAGCTGATGGCGTCATTAACCGAATCGTCTACAACCAAGTGCCGCCAAAAGTCGAATACGAACTAAGTGAATACGGCTGGAGCTTGCAAGGCATTTTGGATTCGTTGTGCCAGTGGGGTGAAATGCATATCGAGAAAGTGCACGGTGATAAATTCGATGTGCTGGAAGAAGGAATCTTAAACGACCATTTGAAATGA